The genomic region CACATCGTTCGGTGCATCATACCGGGGGGTATAAACTGAGGTGGTGGAATGAGTACTACTTGCGGTGCACCGTGTGGAGCCGACGGCTGCCCATATCCCACCACCTCCTCTACCTCATGGCTCTCATCCTCCTGCTCGTCTGCTTCGGGCTGTACaggttccggttccggtggtGGATGTGGTGGGCGCGCGtttttctgctgctgttgttgtttgtgctgttgctgcctattctgttgctgctgttgcttcgATTGTTTCCCACGGTTCGGTTTCGAACGAcgtggtggaggaggtggctgctgctgctgttgctgggctTGAGGCGGTTGCTGGCGTTGCTTTTGCATCTGCTCGAGCTGAAGTTCTCGCAAGGTTTCCGTCAACAGGCGTAGGTCTCTGTCCTGCGAGTCTATGACCCGCTTCAGTTCCTCTATCTGCTGCAGATCTTCCGGTCGAGATTCGCGACGTTCGTAGCGCAAACGCATCTCCTCGAAACTGAAAGATTATTGCATAATTATTATGAGGCTTATTGGCATTTCGCAGTTAAACTGTGCCCGGTAAATAAGTCCTAATTGTCTACGTCCACCTGTAAGGCTGTAGTAATACTATCGTGCTTCCAGAACAAGAGCTTCTAACGTAGTGTGGTGTTGTCATGAATGAGCCGTGCAGCGAAATACGTGAGAGTCCGGTGGCACCGAAACGGTGATCGAATATATGTACAGATAACGTGTATGGTTCCTGAAGCGGATGAGCGTTCTACAACTACGGTGAAACGAGGTGAACGACTAGCACGGTAAGTGAAAGATGGCACACCGACGACAAATGGAACACAACTTACAGATTCGTTAGGCAGCGGCACTTTTTATGCAGCGTTTGAATTTCTTGCGCGTTCTTCGTGTCCCGCGACTCCAGACTGTGCACCACGAAGCTGTGCTCCTCCTGCAGATCCTTGAGCTGCCGCTGATGGCCGGTCGTGAGGTCTCTGTTGGGGGGGAATGGGGAATGGCAGTTGGGAGGGAGGTTTTCGAGTAATGGAAGCGAAACGACAGAGTGTTCGGTTATGAAGTTTTTTGGAACACCATaacggaaaacgaaaaaaataatgggatacgaaagcacaaaaaaaagaaagaaagaaaaaggattttggaacggaacgaaatcaaaatcacGATCGAATGATAACAACGCGTAAATTTGTATCCATAAGGCGAAGGCATGAACAAACGGATGAATTTAATTAATAGCGGGAAAGTAATCAAAAGTGAGATAATGGTAAAAGGATGGAAAGTTTTGTGTGTAattgtgtgtttatttgaatGGAAGTGCTCATGTGATCTGTGGTTTTGGGGGAAGCTTTTTTACGTGTCTTTTTCTGCATTTCCATGAGCAAAAAATTGATTCGATATCATCGTTTCTTTATTCGTTAAAAATATTCGTCACACTGTAACAGCCGTTGTGCATACACAGGATAGAGAAAACATACAGCATAGTTCGCTAGGTACAACGAACGGGtactcaaaaacaaacacaggtAAATGCTAATTTAATGGCAGTGTATGGCACGGCATACGGAACAAATGGAGTAGATAAATCACAACGCGGTTTCGGTGCAGGACAAATGCCAATAAATGTTTTAGGGAATTCAAGGGGATTTAGCTGGAGTTATCATATGGTCCCCTAAGAGGATTAAATTCTCGTTCTCGCACTACTGACTGATTATCCTCAGCTGACAGTAAACGATCAGTGCAAAGGTAAGCAACAGCACGACCGATGCCAACGGTAAGGAATGTGTCTGCTGGTAGAATACCATCGAGGGTATTAACGGATACGCTCCTTTTACCAATTGCACCACTAGCAGAATTAATTGTATCATAGGATTATGTGAAGCCTGCACGGCCTTATCGGTCTCCTTTGCCGTAGCGCCATTGCACTCAAGGGAAGGTCTATCATAACCACAACGATcgtttaaaaagaaattattaaGTGGTACATATTTTTTGGAATGTCCAATTACAATgggaatttgtttttacatATCGTTCATTACCGAAAACATCGTGTACAGTAGTAGTAGCAAACAagggaaaagcaaattaaataaaaagagaagaaaaaagaagaaaaaaagagaaaatagaACAACACAGCATATTAACACGATGACGTGAAAGGGCCAAATTTAGGCCAAATAGTAGATGAGTTGGCACACACCGTCGTTTTTGGGAGTTTACGAGGGCAATAGTTGGATATAAAATGATGGACTAATCACAAGGGAACGCGATGAAAGTGATCCAAACGATGATGGGTCATGGATGGTAATGAGTACGAAGGTACTACCAAACCGAATTTCTATTTCTCCCACTTGATCTGTATTTAAATTGGTTTAAAAGTActtaattttacttttattgttAGCAACATCTACCAATCCCGACCGAAACCGCCACAAGGGAATCCTCTCGGGAAGGGACAAATTTTCACTCCTTACGATTCTTTCGGTAATCAACGATAGTCAAACATTGTTTTAGCAATGGGGGAAGGGGTCCTATGTTCACAGTTTTTGTAGGATGAAAAATCCCAGAGCGAGTATGATTGGATAACGAGGAAACTTGTTTGGATTGATTAAGGGAAACACTTTCCCTCTTCGAAGGATTCCACAGTCAGCAGCGTGGTGTTGTTCCTGGGGTCAGAGTCGAAGCAGCTGGGTGACACGCACAGAAGCGCTTACTAAAGGATTACGACACAACGTACGAGGCACACTAACACACAGGGAACATCttcacacacaaaacataaacacaaaaaaacacactacCGAAGGATTTTTGAGGAACGGGAAAGCTGGACATacctgattttattttcagcaTCCTCGagccggtttcggtttcgactGTCCATCAACTGCAGCGCTTTCTCCTTTTCTGCGACGAGAGCTTTCCATTGGTTTTCTAAAAACacggtttatatttttcatatttagtATATTAAAGTATAAAACCGGCCTTAATATCTCTTAAACTATTGTTGtagaattttattaaaaatccacAACTAAGTACATACCAAGTTCCTTCttgtgcacacttttcatCGTTTCTGTAGTGTCTGAAATTTCGCGCGCGAATTCTTCCTGGACCTGCTGAATGCGATCGGTGAAGTGTTGCTCGAGCGACAGCTTCTCCTGCTCAAACTGACGCTTGAGGTTGTCTGAAATGGACCCGGcagttcataaaaaaaaactaaaatcaagAGAAGAAACGTTGCTTATCACTTAAAGTTGGTTTCCATACCGatgatttcgtttttctcaACCATTTCCTTTGCCAGCTTTTGCTCGTGTTCACGTTCCGCACGTTCGACGTACATCCGCGACTGGACTAGTTTTTGGTCTGCCTCCGATTGCGCATTGGCCATGGCGGACTTCTGCTGCTCGACGGTCGCTTTAAGAGATTCAATCTGCCGAAGAAAATTATATCAATTTATCGTTCAGCTTGGAAACAACCGAGGAGATCTTACTTCATTCTTTAGCTGTTGTTCGCGCGCATTGAACCGTTGGCTCAGTGCTTCGGTTTCCGCCAGCGTCTCACGCTGTATCTTCTCGATGGCCGACTTGCGCTCCTCCATGTGCATCTGTTCGAGCTCCACTTTCAGCCGGTTCATTTCGTGTAGCAATCGATCCTCCCACTGCATCGCGATTTCACCTCGCGCAATCTCTATCCGGTTCAGTGCTTCCCGTTCCTTCTCGCAAAGTTGGCTGAGGAATTCAATATCCGTAGGTTAGAGTTAGCCCGGTTGCGGCTTCTAGGACCGATTCGATGGAGTTACTTACTATTCGCAGCGATTCTTGATCTGCTGCACCTTCACCATCTCCTCCTCGATCCGGTTGTACGCCGTCTCCAGTTCCGCCTTGAGGCCCTCGACCTGGCGCGTCATGCTAGCCAGCGCCTCCTTCTGGTCGTACGTCAGTCCCCGCAGCTGCTCGACTTCCGCCTCAACCGACTTCAGGTGCCGCATCTCGTCGCTCTGCCGGCGCGTCTGCTCCTCCAGCCGACCAACCTTCTCCAGGGCCTGCTTGCGTTCCCGGTCCGCCGTCTCCACCTTCTCCTTGCACGTCTTCTGCATATTCCGCACGGTGAACTCGCAGTCCTTCATCAGATGCTCCTCGCGGTCGTTGTTCACATTGCGCAGCTGCTCGAAGTCGTGCTTCCACTTGGCCTCGACCTGCGCCCGCTGCTGGATCGACTCCTCCAGCGTCTCGCGAATTATCTTCTGCTCCTCGGTGCACGCGTCCAGCAGCTTCTGGCGTTCCTCCTTCAGCCGGTCCACCTCCGATTTGGCGTCGATCAGCTGACTGTTCAGATCGTGCGCCAGATGACGGACCTCTTTCAGCTTTTCGTTCAACTCGAGGTGCTCCACCTCTAGATTTTGATATCGCAGGTTCAGTTCGTCCTCCCGCTCGGAGGCCTGCAGCCTTATGGCTTCCATTTCGCTCTGCTGCGTCGTCAGCCGGGCTCGTATGCCCTCGCATTCTTTAAGGGCGGCCACCAACTCCGCTTGTAAACCTTgggaaatattgaaattaaaatacattaaaaaacaaaataccattCGAGCTACCTGATTCTATAAGTTTTTTCGAATTTGCGGAACCCATCTTTGCTTATTAATTTTGCAAGTAAAACTGTGCAAACCGTTACTTCTGTCTAAAAAGCCAACTTCGATCTGACCAACCTAACTCGGTGGTTAAAGTATCATTGGTTGTTTGGATTTAGAAACTTTCTACTTTTGGCATCCTCCAATTGAAGTAAACCTATTTTGTAAAGTTAAAAGTGAATTTTaagaagaacataaaaattctTTGAAATAGACTCCTAGTGCCTAAAGATGTAAAGTAGGTATCCTATCAACAATTCAGATCTTGACCGATGTTAAGGTCGTAGAAAATTTGGCACACCAGAAACTACGCCATTGCTTTCATCCGTCAATCATGTCCCACGTTTCGGAGAAAGTCCAATCGACAATCTCTTCAGTAAATCGGAACACCTTCAGCGTTCCACCTTCAATCGCTCTTGTTCTTGTCGTGGGACAACCGTGTCACCGTGGCGTGATTTAGGAGTGCCTGATCAACCGGGGATCAGAAGAACCCCCCCATTCCCAAGGCAACAAGGTCAGCAGGAAGTCTTTGTTAGTGCATATAGGGTAGAAGATGTGTTATTCTGCCCATGCTCGTCGCGATCTCCCTTTTTTCGAACCTGTCACTTGGtcgtttcttgttttctctGCTTAACATTGACATAGCCGTGCCGCCCGAATGTTTATTCAACCAGAAATAGCAATAGAACGTCTCGTCGGCGTCGGCGGAAGATCGGTGTGTAGGAAGGAAGCTGCAGCCCGGTTTGCCTCTTGTAGTCTCTGGTAGTCTATGGTGGTGAATTAATGTATTCTTGTAGGGAAAGAGATACAACCGAAACGAGTCTGGCTACGGGGACGAGAATGATGCGCACTAAAAATAGCTCGCATCTGTTTCGCCGTTCAAAATGCGTCGCGCAGCGATCGTCGTATCCGGAAGGTGTGATGACGCGGTTTGCGACAAATTAGTCGGCTCGATGCGATCGACCAAGCACCGAGCTGCAgccattttcttcctccctttGGTTGATAAACGCGGCGGAACTTCCGTTTGCGTACGTGACATTCGGCGTGAGAAGCGTCCTCGCAAGTTCACCATTATCCTATGGCCGGACCACGGCCGGTAAGGGGGGTTTTTGACCTACCCTAGCATCCTTTCATTCCCATCCAGCTAACGACCTGCGCGTGCTATAAACACGGCGTGACAGCATCGCCACACACGTTCGttcatcaattttaaatttgtgcgccatttttttgcgtgtttgtttattttattctatttttcttACGCTTACGTTCTcagtgtcgtttttttttcatagtgCGTCACGTACAGACACTCCCACGCCCTtacggttggtttctttttcctaacCTGTGCCCCTTCTTTCCTAGTCACACACGCTTGTCTAGTTAATCTTCCGATATTTTTCCCTCTTCGCAAACGTAACCACCACTTTATATACTTACGTTCCACATTGTACTCCTTGAGCAACGCGTCTCGCTCGACGGCATCGAGCTTCTGCTGCAGTTCGTAGACTTTGACGTTCGCCTCGTTGACACGTTTTTCGGCCTCCTCGAGTTTGGCGCTGTACCGGCACTCCTGGTTGACCAGATCCTTCCTGTTGTGGGGTCGAGTGAAGAGAAAACCAATCAAGAGCAAAAGAAAGAGTAATTAATTTCTGCAACTAAGTTTGCTTCACGCCGAGTTGATGAATGAAACTTTATGTGAGCTATAAATCGcctaaaatcaataaataaacacaataaaTCTAATTTAACTAAGTTCGTTACGTAGAAATCCAGTAAAATTCACTTTAAACGTGTATGCGTCCGACTGATCTAGCCGACCGATCAATCATCCAACGATCGTGGCCGAAGCGtgtgaagtgaaaataaactttGCCACATGTTTCGGAATCTGATCAAAGTACGACCGCTTATTTCCCCAGTATTCTACTCCgtaaacatatttcaacaattttaattcaatttcctgAGTACCTTACTTTCCCTTCCTCTTAATGGTGTACACTTTTCCTTCAGTGATGGTGTTGATAAACGATACATTCGAagcggtttttgtttattctttcCCGAACATGCTGAATTGGTTGTATACAAATGGTTGCTAGTAGGACGAAACATCATCAATGAAAATTCGCACTCTTTGGCAGACAGTCTGACGCTGATCGGGGATTTCGTTTCGAGGCACTCACGCGGATTATAGATTATCAAGGTGGAAACTGTCTGCATTCCACTTGGGAAAGAATTTTAAGTAAGCACCTTCGGTGCACTTGAGCCACTCTGGGGGAAGGGGGAAGCTGTTGAGCGCGGGTTACTACTTATTATCCTGCCAATGTACACATGCACAAGTTCAGCACTTGCCTGCTATTTTTAGCGCACCTCTTCACTGATGACGTCCTAGCGGCAGAAGCGATTCCCGATGGACGCTTCTGTTTCCGTTCGAAGAATGAGGTTTGCATTTACTACCGACACGCTCCATTTAAGCGATCCATTTAAATGCCTTTATTTTATGAGCGATTTTATTTCAGACTGACGGAAATGCTTCGCAAATGGACTATTTTGTATATCAATGGGTGCAAGGTGGAGTAAACATAATATTGTAAGCGCAAGAGTAAATCATAAGAGTAACATACATTATAATTTAAGTCGTATATCGGTGTTGCACTCATTAGTAGATGCTATGTTGAAcgttaaaaaaatagtacatttgtttgaaaacctGGTATCTATAGAATGTGCAAAGTTAATAGGTTTTATTTGAGTGTGCGATGAAAACTCATACGTTTAAAATTCTAAAGGTTTTTTTTGGctcgttttatttatgtaaATTATTCATCCTAAACTCATTCGAATTGGTTCACGACTTTTTTTCAGATTCAAACCTCCtaacattcatgaatctttacgGTTTGTAAGAGAATATTCAAAGATTTAGATTCTTTCATGATTATGAAGATTCGTTCAGTTACATGAATCAGAAACTGAAGTACTCTACTCTATTTCTAACGACTCCGAACCAATGTTCGAATTATAGCTTCAACTAAGCACtgcaaattgaattcaaacctcgaatcaaaattaaaattacatgATTAGAACTAGGTTCTTTGCATGCTGAGTCTTCTATTTAAAATTATGACTCACTGATCTATGATTATTCtcgtaaaaaaatatataaaatgtcTTCTCGCGGAACATAAAACAGacactttttttaaaagattttgCTCGGAGCGCCATCCAACCCACGCCTAACTTACGTCAATCCTGCGCACGATCAAATTATCCGGGGGCCGGAAGTGAGTCAGTATGCGCCGACCATTGCATTGTAGGTTTTTGGCAAGCAGATAAACAATTCGCTTCAGTGCTTTCTTTTCGTGTGCCGCATGCAAACCATGCCAAATTTTGGTGTGATGTGAACGTTCCAATTCTGTCTCTTCCGGCGATGTACGTTAATCAATCCTTTTAATCCCACGCAGGCACACAAAGACGATAACCGGATTGACACCAGGCGATCAAATGCGTCGCAGATTTACCACGCCACGCCGATCGGAAACAATAGAAATGGTGCAGCTGGCCACCATCGCCGTCCGGCATCTGGTAATGAACTTTTCCGCCGTAGGAAATTCAACATCGTTTGACGGTTTTGTGATAAATATTTACTGCTCTAGACAGAACGACTACGCCTGACACGTTCCGTTTGTCAGTGCTGCGCCATTATGGTTGACGATCCTGAGTTCCACCGGATATATTGTTGTGGCCAAAACGTCAAGCAAGTGCGAAGCGTCATTTATCTTTTAAGGGATTAAAAGGTGAGTGGATAATTGCTTTTATTAACATctgattttataaaaatacctTCGCCAAGGTTttctttgaaggaagattttagTCCCACAAAATGGCGTAGATGTACTGACCAGATTATAAATTACTAGTCAAATATTCTTTATAGTTACCCTTACCAGAACTAATTCTGTTCAAAGATTAGCCAATTTAGctcaatttattatttgataTTAGTTCGACGTATTAAGTAGTAGATACTTAGATCGAGGAGtactaaaacatattttcgttaccagttttaGATCTTTGGCGATTGTAGACCATTTTGTTAGACAAAGGTAAACAAATGATGGcggaaaatattgttaaagaCGTAGACAAGGAACACTAAGGAATAGAGGATATAAAGGATAGTTACATTTCACTGTTGATCTTCTCAACGGTGCTGAAGGATGTCGGTGGTAGGATGGTCTTGCCGTGCGGCTCGATGCCGGTCGGCTGCTGCACAACATCCGGCAGGCTCGCGACACTATCTTCGATCAGAACACTGACACTCGTCTGCTGTGGTTCCCCGTTCACCAGGTGCTTCTCCTTTCCGCCCGGAGTAGTAGTACCGACACCCTCGTGGACATCTTTCACCGGACTCTTCTTCTCCGACTCCGCGGTCGCCGTCGTGTCCGACGGTGCACTGTTATCATATTTAAACTCAATGTAATTCCTCTGATTACCGCCCGGTTCCCCCGAACCCAACGAACAGATGCCAAACGTGGTTGGCGGCTTGCTGTTATTACTCTCACTAAATGCAGTATGATTGTGGTGCGTGAACTCGCTGTTAGTGAACTCGGATGGGGTTGAGGTCGGTGGCACTGCACACACGCGCTCTCGCTCACTGTCACTGTCACCGTCTTCTTCGTCACTACTGGCACTGCTGTCGACACTGGTCACTTCCACATCGTCACTACCGTTTTGTGTTAGCTTGAAGCTAACCTGCTTCTTGTGCCGGTCGGCTCTCCGTGGAGTGGCGTTcaccggctgctgctgctgctgctgctgggcggTCGGTTCAGGTCCGATTTTAAGCACCAAACTGGCGCGTATCGGTTCCGGTGTGCCGGGGGTGACAACACCGGACTCGAATCGAGGCTCACTAGGGGGCACGATCGGGGGTGAGAGGGTTTCCTTGGCCTCGTAGAAGACATCCCGATCGTCGCTAGTATCGTCCCCAGCAGCATCGCGCTCGATGGTGGTGACGGTGGCGTTGCGTGCGATCACCTCAAGATCGGCGGGTGACACCACCGGGCGTGGTGTGCGTGGTGGAGGTGACGGTGCCGCCGGTACAACGCGCTGCGGGGAGATCGACTTCGATGCTCGCACCGCCGAGGATCGCTGTTGAACTTCGCTCTCCGCACGACTTGGCTGTTGGCCCATTTCCTGGATGGTCGTATCCGCTACTGCTTCTCCTGTTACTACTGCTACTAATGCTTCCTCTACGGAACCGTTCGCAACGACGGCATCCGTCGTCTGCTTCGATATGGTGGGCTTCGCGGCCGGTTCGCAACTGCCAGCGTGTAGCACGAGCCCGAGCTCACGAGCACGATGATCACCATCGCGTACCCCGTCCACACCGCCTTGATCTTCACCCTGCTGCTTGCCGGTAGTAGTGGGCGAGatatttttgatatttaatAACGCATCTCCGTCGTGAACAGCGGGAGCGCTTCTGGTGTTAGTACCGCCAACACCGTCACCGGTAGTAGCTGTCACCGTCGGTGGTGAGTCTGCGCACACTGGCAACACTAGCGCTCCAACGCCGTTGCCGCCATTGGCGGTGTGTGTCTTCGCTGCACGATCGCAGCTGTCAGTGCTCGGCACGGGTTCGGCTTTTTCTGTCACCGCTTGCTCCTTTTGCGGTTCGCTCGGTGATCGTTCAATGATGACGTCACCGTTGTTGAGGGGTTCGATTGTCGTCTGTTCGACCAGCACGATGGTCGCGATGGGTTTGCTTAGAGACAGATGTGTCGGTGGTGGGATGCCTTTCTTGCCCTCCGGCGTACCACTGGAGTCACCACGACGTAGTGcattctgctgctgttgctgatgctgctgctgctgctgctgtgttttcacctgttgctgctgctgctgctgttgctgctgctgtggctgATAGCGTCGTcggtttttccctttcgccaTTGCACTTTCGCTCGGTGGCGCGTACGGATTCGAACTGGTCGCGTTTGCCTGCGTGCCCCGTTCCCGGTGGCGGCTGTCATCGATCGGGCTCGAAGATTCGCGATCACCAGCACCGTCCTCGTTGCCCTCGTCGCTATCGATGGGCGGGAAGTCGTCCCGTGCGGCACGAGTTTCGTTCGgatcgccgccgccgccgccgtcgttgttgtcgttgtcgttgttcGGTGCGCGACCACTCCGGCACGTTGAACCACTCGGACTGACGCTGGCAGCGCTCGGTGGTTCACGTTCGAGTGCCACATCCACCAGCCCCCCGGGGCTTCCACCCGGCAGCATCGGCCCTCTCACCAAACATCGCGAGGGCAACCAATCCTTCCCTGTCGCCGGCTGCGGTCCGGGgggattattatttttagccCGCGCTAGCTTTTCCTCGTCGCCGCCGGCAGGGGGCCGCCAACCGTTTGCGCCTGCGTTCGCATCGGACGCAACCTTCGACGCAACCACCACATCCGCCGACGGTTTCACGCCATCGTTCTCACCTAAACACACGCTTCCCGTGCTCTCCTTTCGCGCCGTCCCTTGAGGTTTGCCACCATCCGGCACGCCGCACGCTGGTTGCAGCTGCTGCTCGGGTGGCAGTTGCAATTTCTggtcgtgtttttgttttcccttctgcGACTTGGAGCGTTTGAAGAAGCTAAACATGTTTCCCAAGCGTGTCCTTTGAGATTTCCCTCActtcacgttttttttttggacaagagtttgttttctcaactACACTTTCTTTCCACCTTCACGATCACACGATTCCACCGGCCTTGACGGAACCA from Anopheles coustani chromosome 3, idAnoCousDA_361_x.2, whole genome shotgun sequence harbors:
- the LOC131266290 gene encoding uncharacterized protein LOC131266290; amino-acid sequence: MFSFFKRSKSQKGKQKHDQKLQLPPEQQLQPACGVPDGGKPQGTARKESTGSVCLGENDGVKPSADVVVASKVASDANAGANGWRPPAGGDEEKLARAKNNNPPGPQPATGKDWLPSRCLVRGPMLPGGSPGGLVDVALEREPPSAASVSPSGSTCRSGRAPNNDNDNNDGGGGGDPNETRAARDDFPPIDSDEGNEDGAGDRESSSPIDDSRHRERGTQANATSSNPYAPPSESAMAKGKNRRRYQPQQQQQQQQQQQVKTQQQQQQHQQQQQNALRRGDSSGTPEGKKGIPPPTHLSLSKPIATIVLVEQTTIEPLNNGDVIIERSPSEPQKEQAVTEKAEPVPSTDSCDRAAKTHTANGGNGVGALVLPVCADSPPTVTATTGDGVGGTNTRSAPAVHDGDALLNIKNISPTTTGKQQGEDQGGVDGVRDGDHRARELGLVLHAGSCEPAAKPTISKQTTDAVVANGSVEEALVAVVTGEAVADTTIQEMGQQPSRAESEVQQRSSAVRASKSISPQRVVPAAPSPPPRTPRPVVSPADLEVIARNATVTTIERDAAGDDTSDDRDVFYEAKETLSPPIVPPSEPRFESGVVTPGTPEPIRASLVLKIGPEPTAQQQQQQQPVNATPRRADRHKKQVSFKLTQNGSDDVEVTSVDSSASSDEEDGDSDSERERVCAVPPTSTPSEFTNSEFTHHNHTAFSESNNSKPPTTFGICSLGSGEPGGNQRNYIEFKYDNSAPSDTTATAESEKKSPVKDVHEGVGTTTPGGKEKHLVNGEPQQTSVSVLIEDSVASLPDVVQQPTGIEPHGKTILPPTSFSTVEKINSEMKDLVNQECRYSAKLEEAEKRVNEANVKVYELQQKLDAVERDALLKEYNVERLQAELVAALKECEGIRARLTTQQSEMEAIRLQASEREDELNLRYQNLEVEHLELNEKLKEVRHLAHDLNSQLIDAKSEVDRLKEERQKLLDACTEEQKIIRETLEESIQQRAQVEAKWKHDFEQLRNVNNDREEHLMKDCEFTVRNMQKTCKEKVETADRERKQALEKVGRLEEQTRRQSDEMRHLKSVEAEVEQLRGLTYDQKEALASMTRQVEGLKAELETAYNRIEEEMVKVQQIKNRCEYQLCEKEREALNRIEIARGEIAMQWEDRLLHEMNRLKVELEQMHMEERKSAIEKIQRETLAETEALSQRFNAREQQLKNEIESLKATVEQQKSAMANAQSEADQKLVQSRMYVERAEREHEQKLAKEMVEKNEIIDNLKRQFEQEKLSLEQHFTDRIQQVQEEFAREISDTTETMKSVHKKELENQWKALVAEKEKALQLMDSRNRNRLEDAENKIRDLTTGHQRQLKDLQEEHSFVVHSLESRDTKNAQEIQTLHKKCRCLTNLFEEMRLRYERRESRPEDLQQIEELKRVIDSQDRDLRLLTETLRELQLEQMQKQRQQPPQAQQQQQQPPPPPRRSKPNRGKQSKQQQQQNRQQQHKQQQQQKNARPPHPPPEPEPVQPEADEQEDESHEVEEVVGYGQPSAPHGAPQVVLIPPPQFIPPGMMHRTMCDVIYEENEADILREEEEAQLNAGEGEQEEGEEEESDDEEASDVQHEDGVEQKEPEVVIVDVPESAIQTEDRVIQSTAPTIIEEMDPMPEQRADLVGDGIPPFTVVPIETIDNATSARPRASSTPRIVITVDDTEKETGESGDGTGTTVVEITEEPATCVTPVIELPAVFAKIYPSELPTQAAAGDNAQMATHSEPEMTVIRTSEGHGEGSA